The DNA sequence ATGAGTCTGCAGAACAGACCATCGATAAAAAATGTTTGACAGGAGATAAAAAAGCTCAAATTTTGAGTTATATAAAAAAAATCAATCAAGCAAAAAGCCACACTTTTTCTGACCATATTCTAGACCTACCTTTCCTTATGTTGGGAGAAGAAAAAACCGTTGTTCGTCCACAGGGACGTTTAAAGAAAATGGCTAAAAAGTATTATTGGAATATCGTTTGATTGTGTTTAAAAAAAAGCTCGACCTTATCTTGGATAATGGGGTATTCTAACGTCGATTTTTATGGATTTATTTTATTTTAATTTATTGAAAGTAGTTGCCAAGTCCATTGAACAGAAAAAGGGAAATAACTTGGTAGTTCTGGATGTTAGAGCTATTTCGGAATTTACCGATTATTTTGTTTTTGCAGAAGGCAGTGTTAATGTTCATGTTAAGGCTTTAGCGAATACTATTATAGAAGAGTTAAAAAAGTGGCAAGTCAGTCCTCTTCATGTGGAAGGTCTCGCTGATGGCAATTGGGTTGTGATAGATTATGGGTTTATTGTAACCCATATATTTGTTGGTGCAATTCGTGGAAAATATCGTTTGGAAGAGCTATGGAAAGATGGTTTAATTGTCACATCCAAGCTTTTGGCTTCTTAGTGGAGTAAAAGGTCCTGCATGAGTAAAAAACGCGTCGTTGTTACAGGAGTAGGTGTTGTATCTTGCCTCGGTAATGAAGTAGATACATTTTATGATAACCTACTTGCTGGAGTTAGTGGTGTCCGTACGATCACAGCTTTTCCTTGTGAAGACTATGCTACTCGTTTTGCTGGATGGATTCCAGAATTTAATCCTGAGCCGTATTTAGATAAAAAACAAGCACGTCGTGTAGATCCTTTCATTACATACGCCATGGTTGCCGCTAAAAAAGCAATTGCTATGTCACGTTGGGATAAAGATCATTTGCCTGCAGATCCTGTCCGTTGTGGCGCTATTATAGGTTCTGGAATGGGGGGGCTTTCCACATTAGACCAAGGAATGGAAAGATTATTGGTTACTCATAAAAAACTCTCACCTTTCTTTATTCCCTATATCATTACGAATATGGCTCCAGCACTTATTGCTATGGACTTTGGTTTAATGGGTCCTAATTATTCCATATCTACTGCCTGTGCTACAGCAAATTATTGCATTGACGCTGCTTATCAACATTTAGTATCTGGACGTGCTGATATGATCATTTGTGGTGGCACTGAGGCTGCAGTTAATCGTATTGGTTTAGAGGGTTTTATTGCTAATCGTGCTTTGTCAGAAAGAAACGATGCCCCAGCACAGGCTTCACGTCCTTGGGACAGAGATCGTGATGGATTTGTTTTAGGAGAAGGAGCCGGAATTCTTATTCTAGAGACTTTAGAGAACGCTCTACGTCGTCATGCTCCTATCTTTGCGGAAGTTTTAGGAAGTTATCTCACATGTGATGCTTTCCACATTACCGCCCCTAGAGATGATGGTGAAGGAATTACTGCGTGTGTGCTTGGTGCTTTGGATTCAGCAGGTATTCCTAAAGAACGGGTAAATTACGTGAATGCTCATGGCACATCGACTCCTTTAGGAGATATTTCTGAAGTCCTAGCTTTGAAAAAAGCTTTTGGTTCGCATATAAAAAATCTGCGTATGAACTCCACTAAATCTTTAATAGGACATTGTCTCGGAGCTGCTGGAGGTATTGAAGCAGTTGTTACCATTCAAGCGATACTCACTGGGAAGCTTCACCCTACGATTAATTTGGATAATCCCATTACAGAAATTGAAGACTTTGATGTAGTTGCAAATAAAGCTCAAGATTGGGATATTGATGT is a window from the Chlamydia serpentis genome containing:
- the rsfS gene encoding ribosome silencing factor produces the protein MDLFYFNLLKVVAKSIEQKKGNNLVVLDVRAISEFTDYFVFAEGSVNVHVKALANTIIEELKKWQVSPLHVEGLADGNWVVIDYGFIVTHIFVGAIRGKYRLEELWKDGLIVTSKLLAS
- the fabF gene encoding beta-ketoacyl-ACP synthase II; translated protein: MSKKRVVVTGVGVVSCLGNEVDTFYDNLLAGVSGVRTITAFPCEDYATRFAGWIPEFNPEPYLDKKQARRVDPFITYAMVAAKKAIAMSRWDKDHLPADPVRCGAIIGSGMGGLSTLDQGMERLLVTHKKLSPFFIPYIITNMAPALIAMDFGLMGPNYSISTACATANYCIDAAYQHLVSGRADMIICGGTEAAVNRIGLEGFIANRALSERNDAPAQASRPWDRDRDGFVLGEGAGILILETLENALRRHAPIFAEVLGSYLTCDAFHITAPRDDGEGITACVLGALDSAGIPKERVNYVNAHGTSTPLGDISEVLALKKAFGSHIKNLRMNSTKSLIGHCLGAAGGIEAVVTIQAILTGKLHPTINLDNPITEIEDFDVVANKAQDWDIDVAMSNSFGFGGHNSTILFSRYVP